In a genomic window of Halobiforma lacisalsi AJ5:
- a CDS encoding DJ-1/PfpI family protein, with protein sequence MTQTTVLLLAGDFVEDYEVMVPFQALQMVGFEVHAVCPEKEAGDACPTAVHDFEGDQTYTEKPGHNFELNHDFDAVDPSEYDALVVPGGRAPEYLRTYDEVLEIVQHFFEADKPVAALCHGLQILAAADVLEGRTCTAYPALESEVKTAGADWEDSVTRDGNLVTGQAWPDHPEWLAEFLDCMGTDVDHAEPAAADD encoded by the coding sequence ATGACACAAACGACAGTACTGCTGCTGGCCGGTGACTTCGTCGAGGACTACGAGGTCATGGTCCCGTTCCAGGCGCTCCAGATGGTCGGCTTCGAGGTACACGCGGTCTGTCCCGAGAAGGAAGCCGGCGACGCCTGCCCGACGGCAGTCCACGACTTCGAGGGCGACCAGACCTACACCGAGAAGCCAGGACACAACTTCGAACTGAACCACGACTTCGACGCCGTCGACCCGAGCGAGTACGACGCGCTGGTCGTACCCGGCGGGCGCGCGCCCGAGTACCTCCGGACCTACGACGAAGTCCTCGAGATCGTCCAGCACTTCTTCGAGGCGGACAAACCCGTGGCGGCGCTGTGTCACGGCCTCCAGATTCTTGCGGCCGCAGACGTGCTCGAGGGCCGAACCTGTACCGCGTACCCGGCGCTCGAGTCGGAGGTGAAGACCGCCGGGGCCGACTGGGAGGACAGCGTGACCCGTGACGGCAACCTCGTGACGGGACAGGCCTGGCCGGACCACCCCGAGTGGCTCGCCGAGTTCCTCGACTGCATGGGGACGGACGTCGACCACGCCGAGCCCGCCGCGGCCGACGACTGA